One genomic window of Camelina sativa cultivar DH55 chromosome 5, Cs, whole genome shotgun sequence includes the following:
- the LOC104787439 gene encoding transcription factor MYB86-like, with amino-acid sequence MKRHSCCYKQKLRKGLWSPEEDGKLLSYITKHGHGCWSSVPKLAGLERCGKSCRLRWINYLRPDLKRGAFSSEEQDLIVELHAVLGNRWSQIAARLPGRTDNEIKNLWNSCIKKKLREKGIDPITHKPLPEIYKDTNRSDNHNSTSFSSETNQDFFVKEPSDYSDYLAFEKLNTNSVSIVNSLSPVSPTQFNTDGSVSTTGFETQICVKPSIILLPPPDNTSSTISGEDHVQVTDPTWESNCGTASHLDNPGLEEIKWSDEYLNESLLSNPVYVKSETDFNANIAFPWSQNQNQACDVFPKDLQRMAFSFGETL; translated from the exons ATGAAGAGACATTCTTGCTGTTACAAACAAAAGCTGAGAAAAGGTCTCTGGTCTCCTGAAGAAGACGGGAAGCTTCTTAGTTACATCACCAAACATGGCCATGGTTGCTGGAGTTCTGTCCCTAAACTCGCCG GTCTCGAGAGATGTGGAAAGAGCTGTAGACTCAGATGGATCAATTACTTAAGACCTGATTTAAAAAGAGGAGCTTTCTCTTCAGAGGAACAGGATCTTATCGTCGAGCTTCACGCTGTTCTTGGAAACAG ATGGTCACAAATTGCTGCGAGGCTTCCTGGGAGAACAGATAATGAGATCAAGAACTTGTGGAATTCGTGTATTAAGAAAAAGCTGAGGGAAAAAGGTATAGACCCTATTACACATAAACCTCTCCCCGAGATTTATAAAGACACAAACAGAAGCGACAACCACAATTCCACAAGTTTCTCTTCAGAAACTAATCAAGACTTCTTTGTCAAGGAACCGTCAGATTATTCAGACTACTTAGCGTTTGAGAAGTTAAACACCAACTCTGTTTCAATCGTCAATTCGCTCTCGCCCGTGAGCCCTACGCAGTTCAACACCGATGGTTCTGTCTCAACTACAGGTTTTGAGACGCAGATATGCGTAAAACCCTCGattattcttcttcctcctccagaCAACACTTCAAGCACTATCTCTGGGGAAGATCATGTACAAGTGACAGACCCTACTTGGGAATCAAACTGTGGAACCGCAAGCCACCTCGACAATCCCGGTCTGGAAGAAATTAAATGGTCTGACGAGTATCTGAATGAATCGTTACTCTCTAATCCGGTTTACGTGAAATCAGAGACAGATTTCAACGCCAACATTGCGTTTCCTTGgagccaaaaccaaaaccaagctTGTGACGTGTTCCCCAAGGATCTTCAGAGAATGGCCTTCTCTTTTGGTGAGACCCTTtaa